Genomic DNA from Candidatus Delongbacteria bacterium:
AAAGGGCGTAATAAATTACGCCCCTACTTTTTACCATCAATATTGGATAATTTTCTTATTTCTTCAACAGACAAGCCTGTCTTTTCAGAAATTATTTCTTCATCTAAAACATCTAAAAGGTTTCTGGCAATTTCAATAGCTTTTAGTTTTTCGCCTTCTTCTCGACCTTTTTCAATCCCTTTAAATTCAGCTGTCCTAATTTCTTCAAATTTATCAAGCTTAATCTTACGCTCATTTTCGTAAATAA
This window encodes:
- a CDS encoding transposase; the protein is IYENERKIKLDKFEEIRTAEFKGIEKGREEGEKLKAIEIARNLLDVLDEEIISEKTGLSVEEIRKLSNIDGKK